GGTACTCTCCCGAGCTGCCACGCGCGATCACAAGCTAAAGCCGCTTCGCTTCGGGCTGAGTCGCCGCGAATGGCTTCTCCTGGCCCTTTCGGTGGCGGCGATCATCGCGCTCACCATCGTCTATATGGTCTGGCGCCAGCACGAACGCGAGCGCGAAGAACGCCTTGAACGGCTCCGCCAGGCCGAGCTGGAGCGCGTTCGGAAAGATAGTGGCCAGGACGTTCGGCCTGCCGCTTTGGTACATCCATGGACGACTACGCCCCCCGTGCCCGCGATGATTTCGCACTGCATAGCAGCCGCGAGATCGACACCACTGGATGTCGCTGCATGGGAACTCCGCGCGCAAAACTGCACGCCGAGTTCATACGAGGCGGCATATGCGCGGCGGCCCGGCGCCACGGTCATGGAGTTCAGAGCAGCAGCGGCAGCGGTGTTTCCCCCGGGATACGCCGTGTCGATCCAGGCGGACGCCGACCAAGCGACAGTGCGCGTCATGTCCAAAGCGCCTGCGGGAGGCGACGACGAGATGCTGGAGATCGGACACAGGGTGGATAGCCTTGTCTCCCACCTCCAGAAGCAGCTTATTCCGATCAAGGTCGCGCCAAAGGCTCCGCCTACTCACAGCACCCCCAACGAGCAGGTAGGCGAGCCCGCCCCGGACTGGAGCACTGCGACCTTCGAAATCGTCAGTGATTGGCCTGCCGCCTCCGTCTTCGCCGGTTTTGACACGCGCGGCGTGCGGCTGCTGGAGCAGTCTACGTCCCTCAAGGAGAGAAAGCTCTCCTACACGCTTAAAGGAGAGATCTATGGAAAGTAAGAACGTATTTGGCCTAGCGGCGTTCGTCGCTCTGATGCTCGGACCTGTCTCCCACGCGGTCGGGCAAGTCGCGCGCTCGCCCGACTCTGGCCCCGCAACCGCGAGCACCCTCGCAGACCTCGCCGAAATCCAGCTACGCAGGCTCACTTATGAAGCGCTGACCGGAATGAATGAAGCAAAACTGGCCTACGAAAAGACGTCTCGCGTCGAAGATCGCAGTGCGACCGGCGTTCCTACGGTTCGGTCTGTACAAGGGATTGGAGGGAAGCTATCCGCCATTTTGGTGTACGCGGGCGGCGCGCAGGCCACAGCTCGCGCAGGCGAGGACATCCCCGGAGGCTATCGCGTGAAATCAATTTCCGTAGACAGGGTGGTCCTTACGCGGAACGGTCAAGACCTACGCCTGGGCTTCTCGGCGGAAGCCCCCCAAAGCGTTACCGAGGGCTCTGTTCGCCTGACGTCTCCCTTCCCCGGGGCCGCGGTTCCATTCCAGCCTGGAAGGTAAACATAAATGGACACCACCATCCATGCCCCCAACTCGCCCGAAGGCCAGAACGAGACACTCGCCCCGCCCATGGCGCCTGCACGCCGAGTTCAGAATCTCAGCGCTGTCGGCGGGGACTGGCAGGCGCCTGAGTACGTAATCGACCGCGTCGTGCTGGCCGACGACGGCGTCCTGTACGTGGACGAAGAGCACAGCGACGATATGCGTGTGATGTCATACATATCGCGCCTTCGCCTCAACCGAGTAAGTTTCGAACTGCGGACGGTCAGTCACACCGAGATCAAACGCCTACAGCAGTCCGCGAAGGACGGCGCTGCGCTCTCCATGGCCGAAGGCCTCGGAAACACCAAGACCGCCCAGCAAGAACAGATCAATCGAATGATCTCCGAGGCAGCGAGCCTGGGCGCGAGCGACATTCACTTTCTTCCCGACGTCGATAAGACGTATGTGAAATACCGAATCAACGGCATTCCGGAGAGTCGATTCACCCTGGACCGCGCCGTGGCGGAGGACCTAATCTCCACGCTCTACACGTCGATGTGCGAGAAGCCCGACAACTACGAGCCGTCCCGAAAGCAGAACGCTCGACTCATGGAGCGCTACGCCCGCCAGTCGGGATTGTTTGTTTGCCGGATTGCGACTGGCCCAGCGGCACGCGGTCGAAAGCTCGTCATCCGTCTCTATCCCGATACCGGAGACTCGCCGAAGTCCATGGCGGAGCTCGGCTACCTGCCCGAACAATGTGCCCAAATTCGATCATTCGGCCGCAAGACGTCCGGAATCGTATTGGTGACAGGGACCACTGGCTCGGGCAAGTCCACCACACTGAACCACTACCTGAAGCAAGCGTTGCTGCAAGCAGAAGGGGAGCTCATCGTCGCGACGGCCGAAGACCCCGTCGAGCAGCCCATTCGGGTGGTCACCGTCCGCAATGGCGCCGAGGCCGTCTACGTGGCAGTTCAGGAACCGATTATCCCGGCAGGCACCAGCGAAGAAGACGTTGAAGCAGCGTGGGTCGATGCCATCGATCACATGCTGAGGTCAGATCCGGACTCGATTCTGATCGGCGAGATTCGTGGGAAGGCCTCGGTGAGAGCTGCTATCCGCGCAGCGCTAACCGGCCACCCTACCCTTGCAACGCTGCACGTCAAGGATGCTATGAGCGCTTTTGACAGGCTCGAAGATTCCGGCGTGCCACGCAATTTGCTCACCGATCCAACCCTGTTCATCGGCATCATCAACCAGGCCCTAGTTCCGGTCCTATGTCGGCATTGCAGCAAGCCGTTCGCCAAAGCGGAGGGCGAACTTGAGCCGGGGCTTCGCGACCGGGTTAGGCGAGTCTGCGACGTATCGGGCGTTCGGATTCGAGGCGAGGGCTGCTCGCATTGCCGCCGCGGCCTGGTCGGACGTACCGTCTGCGCCGAAGTGGTGTCCCCGACCCCCTCACTGATGTCGGTCTACCGTAAGAACGGGACGTTCGCTGCGCAGAAATATTGGGTGCAGGAGATGGGTGGCGTAACCCAGTGCGGGCATCTGATCCGATTGATCGAAGCAGGCCGCGTGGATCCGGATCTCGGCGAGCTTATGGTTCGGCCGCTAGACAGCGACGACTGGCTCGCTGAAGGCATAGGGCCGCGCAAGGCCAGGCGCACGCGCCGCGCCCAGCGGACACTCTTCAACCGCCGGAGCTCTCGTCATGGCAAAGCTTAGCTCGCGTCGCCGCATAGTGATCTACCGAACCCTCTACGCCATGGCGCGATCGAAGGTTCCGGTCTTCGACGCCCTTGTCGACATTCAGAAGGCGCATAGCCGCAATGGTCGCCGCCCGAAGGCGACTATCGCGGTCTTCGCACACGAGGTGCTAG
The sequence above is drawn from the Achromobacter xylosoxidans genome and encodes:
- a CDS encoding GspE/PulE family protein; translated protein: MDTTIHAPNSPEGQNETLAPPMAPARRVQNLSAVGGDWQAPEYVIDRVVLADDGVLYVDEEHSDDMRVMSYISRLRLNRVSFELRTVSHTEIKRLQQSAKDGAALSMAEGLGNTKTAQQEQINRMISEAASLGASDIHFLPDVDKTYVKYRINGIPESRFTLDRAVAEDLISTLYTSMCEKPDNYEPSRKQNARLMERYARQSGLFVCRIATGPAARGRKLVIRLYPDTGDSPKSMAELGYLPEQCAQIRSFGRKTSGIVLVTGTTGSGKSTTLNHYLKQALLQAEGELIVATAEDPVEQPIRVVTVRNGAEAVYVAVQEPIIPAGTSEEDVEAAWVDAIDHMLRSDPDSILIGEIRGKASVRAAIRAALTGHPTLATLHVKDAMSAFDRLEDSGVPRNLLTDPTLFIGIINQALVPVLCRHCSKPFAKAEGELEPGLRDRVRRVCDVSGVRIRGEGCSHCRRGLVGRTVCAEVVSPTPSLMSVYRKNGTFAAQKYWVQEMGGVTQCGHLIRLIEAGRVDPDLGELMVRPLDSDDWLAEGIGPRKARRTRRAQRTLFNRRSSRHGKA
- the pilP gene encoding type IV pilus biogenesis protein PilP, encoding MNEAKLAYEKTSRVEDRSATGVPTVRSVQGIGGKLSAILVYAGGAQATARAGEDIPGGYRVKSISVDRVVLTRNGQDLRLGFSAEAPQSVTEGSVRLTSPFPGAAVPFQPGR
- the pilO2 gene encoding type 4b pilus protein PilO2 → MGPKQPEPGRVIVISAGGKSLVSGLYWQTLSQPQKVMKEAREIGKRDGMDIVAIRRLPTIIQAGFVRKQAGVQKGMFSLASIVADLLLRKEGQSTLDPLIAAFAVGDGRFAIVAFKDGGVVPDSDVVFDTLAQAQDAVRALYALLSSKGKEVTVYAPSELDFGGDASVTLEVLSRAATRDHKLKPLRFGLSRREWLLLALSVAAIIALTIVYMVWRQHEREREERLERLRQAELERVRKDSGQDVRPAALVHPWTTTPPVPAMISHCIAAARSTPLDVAAWELRAQNCTPSSYEAAYARRPGATVMEFRAAAAAVFPPGYAVSIQADADQATVRVMSKAPAGGDDEMLEIGHRVDSLVSHLQKQLIPIKVAPKAPPTHSTPNEQVGEPAPDWSTATFEIVSDWPAASVFAGFDTRGVRLLEQSTSLKERKLSYTLKGEIYGK